TCGCGTGGACGCTGGCCACGAGCCCGGTCGACGAGCTCCGCAACGGCGAGCGGGCTATCGAGCTGGCCAAGCGGGCCTGCGAGGTGACCGACTACAAGCAGCCGCACATCCTCAGCACGCTGGCGGCCGCCTACGCCGAGACCGGCGACTTCGAGTCCGCCATCGACTGGTCGACCAAGGCCGTGCAGATGTCCGAGGAGGACGGCCCCAGCAGCATGACCGAGGCCCTCAGCAAGGAGCTGGCCAGCTACATGGCCGGCAAGCCGTGGCGCGAGCTGCAGCAGGAGGAGGACCTCGACCCGCTGACCGACGAGCTCCCGGAGAAGGAAGACGCGGCCGACGAACCCGCGCCCGCGCGGTCGCTCGACTTCTAGCCGCCGCCTACGGAACCCCCGGACACAGATGCCCGACGGCGCCACCTACTTCGCCTGGTTTATCCTCACGCTGCTTGCGGGGGTCGCCGTCGGGCTGATCGTGTGGCTCGGCTCGCTGCCGGGTGCGATCGCCGCGCGGCGCAACCACCCGCAGGCCGACGCCATCAACGCCCTCAGCTGGTTCGGCCTGCTGCTGGGCGGGTTGGGCTGGGTATTAGCGTTCGTGTGGGCCCTCTACCGCCCCGCGGGCGGCGCGGCAGCAGACCCCGACGCCCTCTCGCGTCTGCGGGGCGAGACCGACGCGCTCAAGCAGCGCGTGGCCGAGCTCGAGAGCCGCCTGGCGGAGCAGAACAAAGGGGGGCCCGCGCCGTGATCGCCATTGTGACGCTCTGCTACATCACGCTGATCATCGTCATCTACAAGGTGCTGAAGATCCGCCCGAACCCCAAGAACGTCGCCGCGATGGTGGTGCTGGGCGTGGGGATGATCGGGGCGATCGTGATCTTCTGGAAGTTCTCCTCGCCGATGTCGGGGCGCGCGGTGGTGGGCAGGTACACGGTGTCGCTGGTGCCCCAGGTGAAGGGGCCCATCACCAAGATCCACGCCGAGCCCAACACGCCGCTCAAGGGCGGCCAGGACATCCTGTTTCAGATCCAGCGGGACACGTTCCAGAACATGGTGGACCAGCTGACCGAGTCGCTGCGCGCCGCGCGCAAGAGCGTGGACCAGCTCGCCGCCGCCGCCATCGGCGCCGAGTCCGCCGTGAAGAAGGCCGACGCCAGCCGCGCCGCGGCCGCCGCCGAGCTGTCGGTCGCGCAGGAGACCGCCAAGCAGAACGCCGACGCAATCAGCGAGCTGCAGCTGCAGGAGTTGACGCAGAAGCTCAACGCCGCAGACGCCGCCGTCGAGCAGGCCCAGGCGGTGCTGGTGCAGGCCAAGATCGGCCAGCAGGCGGGCGAGAGCACCGCCAAGAGCCTCGAGTCCCAGCTCGCCAACGCGCAGTTCGACCTCGACCAGACGACCGTCTACGCGCCGGCGGACGGGTTCGTCACCAACTGGACGGTCCGCGAGGGCGCCATGGCGGTTCCGCTGCCGCTGTCGCCGATGGGCACGTTCGTCGACACCAGCCGCACCGTGGTGGTCGCCAGCTTCCCGCAGAACATCCTGAAGAACGTCCAGCCCGGTGACCGCGCCGAGCTGGCCTTCAAGGCCCGCCCCGGCGTGGTGCTGCCCGCCGAGGTCGAGACCATCATCCCCGCCACGGGCGAGGGGCAGTTTACCGTCAGCGGCACCCTGCCATCGGCGGCCAGCATCGGCTC
This genomic interval from Posidoniimonas corsicana contains the following:
- a CDS encoding HlyD family secretion protein; the protein is MIAIVTLCYITLIIVIYKVLKIRPNPKNVAAMVVLGVGMIGAIVIFWKFSSPMSGRAVVGRYTVSLVPQVKGPITKIHAEPNTPLKGGQDILFQIQRDTFQNMVDQLTESLRAARKSVDQLAAAAIGAESAVKKADASRAAAAAELSVAQETAKQNADAISELQLQELTQKLNAADAAVEQAQAVLVQAKIGQQAGESTAKSLESQLANAQFDLDQTTVYAPADGFVTNWTVREGAMAVPLPLSPMGTFVDTSRTVVVASFPQNILKNVQPGDRAELAFKARPGVVLPAEVETIIPATGEGQFTVSGTLPSAASIGSQGMLAVKFRLDDQQAADELPMGAAGVAAIYTQTGKPFQMISKVTVRMKAWLYYLLPF
- a CDS encoding DUF3302 domain-containing protein codes for the protein MPDGATYFAWFILTLLAGVAVGLIVWLGSLPGAIAARRNHPQADAINALSWFGLLLGGLGWVLAFVWALYRPAGGAAADPDALSRLRGETDALKQRVAELESRLAEQNKGGPAP